Within the Wenzhouxiangella sp. XN24 genome, the region CACCGCCGTCACGCAGATGGACGAGGTCACGCAGCAGAATGCCGCCCTGGTCGAAGAGTCGGCTGCCGCTGCCTCCTCCCTCGAGGACCAGGCCCATGGCCTCGCCCAGGCCGTCTCCGTGTTCCGCATCGACGACGCCAAGACCTCCGGCATCGCACCGCGCAGCACGCCGGCCAAGGCGCCGGCCGCCAAGGCACCCGCCGCCAAGGCCAACGGCGGCATGCCCAAGGCCCCGGCCCGCAAGATGCCCAAACCCGCTGCTGTCGCCGACGTCGGCGAGGAGTGGGCAGAGTTCTAGACCCCCCTCGGCCCCGGCCTCACGGCCGGGGCTCCTGCCTCCCCCCTTGGCAGGTCGGCCGGGTTGCAGCAATGCAACCCGGCCATTTTTTTGCCGCGGGGAATCGCGGATCTCGATCTCGGCTCAAGTGCCAGCTCCCCACGACGATCTTTATGCTGCATCGCACCCATAGGGTTTTTTTAGACAAAAACTAAAGACCCGGCATTTGCTGCCGATTCAACAAATAGGTGCCGCCACTTTCCAGGCAGCACACGGATACGTGGTCCACCCACCCCGTGGCCAGGGCAAGCGGCCACACCAAAGCAGGGATCAAGAAGAATGAAGCAACTGAAACTCCAGACACGCATCGCGTTGCCGGTGTCGCTGTTCATTGCCACCGTCGTCCTTGGCGGGGCCATCAGCCTTGCGGTGCTGGACAGCCGACGCATGACCAACGATGTCGCCGCGGAAGCGCA harbors:
- a CDS encoding methyl-accepting chemotaxis protein yields the protein GGSKLVEQAGATMEEIVSAVKRVTDIMAEISAASDEQSQGIEQVSTAVTQMDEVTQQNAALVEESAAAASSLEDQAHGLAQAVSVFRIDDAKTSGIAPRSTPAKAPAAKAPAAKANGGMPKAPARKMPKPAAVADVGEEWAEF